DNA from Corynebacterium aurimucosum ATCC 700975:
AGGCGCTCATGCCATACTTCTGGTAATCATCCATGCCGGCGTTAAGGCCAACGGTGGGGATGCCGGCGTCCGCGGCCTTCTTGGTCACAGGCCCAATCGCCCCAGAGTTAGGCATGGTCACGGCGATGCCGTCCACGCCGGAGTCGATGGCGGATTGCACCAGGTTGGCCTGGTTGGGGGCTTCCGGGTCGGAGGAGTAGCGCAGCTCGATATTGTCCTTGCGGGCGGCGTCCTCCGCACCCTTGCGCACGAGATCCCAGTACGTGTCTCCCGGCGCGCCGTGGGAAATCATGGCGACGACTAGGCGCTCGGTGTCGACGCCACCGGCTAGCTCGCCGTCGGCTTCGGGGCGGGGCGCGCCGCCAGTGGCCGAACATGCGGTGAGCACGGCGGCGGCAGCGACCGCGATGAGGCCTAGAAGAGGTTTCTTAGCTTTTTTCACCCTTGCATGGTGCCCCAGATGTCGGGACTTCTCCAACCCGTCTGACCTGCTTCTTTATCGTTCCAGAGGGTGCACGCTGGGGATACTCTAGCGTCTGCTACCCCCGTTGCGTTGTGTTTCCTCCCTCCGGATCAAGCATGCCGTCACGCAGCCGCGCGGAGTCGCTCAGCAGCACCGCGGCCTCTCGTTCGCTCACCTCGGTGGCTGGGACCGAACCGAGGTTGCGGTTCACCGGCCGCTCGTACAGCGCTGTTCCACCGCGCATGGCTTCTTCCAAGCGCCGCAGGCCACGCCGTTCGCGTTCGGTAGCGGCTGCGCGCCAGGCTTCGGCCACGCCCTCGCCCTGCTCCCGGGCCAACGCGGCAAAGAAAGCACCCGGGTGGACCAACGCGATGAGGGCGGAGACATGTCCGAAGCCCAGGGAGGTCACCAGGCCCGCCTTCGGCGGGGTGCGGCGAAGGTCCAGCGGCTGGCGCAGCCACAGCAGGTGCTCGTGGCGGCGCAGCACGGGGTCGACGCAGTCCAGGGAACGGTTCGGCGGGAGAATTCCGCTGCGCAGTACCTGGGTCAGACCGATGAGTTGGAAGGCGGCGGCACCGCCCTTGGCATGCCCGGTCAGGCTCTTCTGCGATATCACATACAGCGGGTTGCCGGGGCTGCGGCCGAGGGCGGCGGCGATGCGCTCGTGCAGGTCAGATTCGTTGGGGTCGTTGGCGTTGGTGGAGGTATCGTGCTTGGACACCACGGAGATATCGTCGGGGCCGACCCCCAGCGCCTTCAGCGAGCTAGCCAGGCGAGACTCCCTACCGCCCCGCGCCGCGGAGAGTGCGCCCAAGCCCGGCGCGGGGATGGAGGTGTGTGCGCCATCGGCGAAGGACTCGGCAAAGCCCACCACGCCAAGTACCGGCAATCCCATCTCTGCCGCAAAGGTTCCCCGCGCAAGCAGGATGGTTCCTCCGCCTTCGGATTCCACGAAGCCGGCGCGACGACGGTCGTTAGCGCGGGAGAAGAAGCGGTAATCAATCTCCTTCGCCGCCATCCCCGCGCTATCGGCCGTAGCCGCCATGTCACCGAACCCGGTGATTCCCTCAATCGACAGAGCGTCGATGCCGCCGGCCACGACGAAGTCCGCCTTGTGCAGGCGCAGCTTGTCGACGCCCTCCTCCACCGACACCGCCGCCGTGGCACAGGCGGCCACCGGGTGCACCATCTGGCCATAGCCGCCGACATAGGACTGCATGACGTGCGCGGCAATGACGTTGGGCAGCGCTTCCTGCAGAATGTCATTGGGGCGCGGCTGGCCCAACAGCTTATCGACGTACAGCGAGCGCAACGCCTCCTGGCCCGCCATGCCGGTTCCCTGGGTGGAGCTCACGCGCGCCGGGTGGACATGGGCCAAGAGCTCGGCCGGGTTGAAGCCTGCTGAAAGGAAGGCATCCACGGTGCACACCAGGTTCCACAGGGCGAGGCGGTCGAGGTTATCCACCATGTCCGCCGGGATGCCGTAGACCTGCGGATCAAAGCCCTCCGGTATCTGGCCGCCCACGAAGCGGGTCATTGCTACGCGCCGCGGAACCCGCACCGCGGAACCGGCGGGCCGGGTAACCTGCCATTCGATCTCGCCGGTTGAATCGCTAACACGGCGCAACGTGGCGCCCTCGCAGCCATCGACGAAACTGCGCGCTGTCTCTTCGTCCTGCACGGTGAAGCTCAGCGGCTTCTCCAGATAGATGGTGGTCAGCTCGGGCGCGAGGTTATCCACCATGGGCAGGTGCGGGCCGAAGTCATCGTGGAAGCGGCGCACACCAATCCCGGCGAGGACCTCGTCGTGGAAGCGCGCGTAGACGTCTTCCTCGGCTAACTCCTCACCTTCGGCCGTCAGCCAGCCGGCCGTGTGCTCATCCCACCTGATGAGTCCGCGGCTCCAGGCCAGCTCCAGCACTCCGGCAGCGGACAGGTCTCCGCCGACCTCCGCCTCATAGCGAGTGCGCGATGAGCCCAGCGGGCCCAGCTCGCCTGCACCAACGATGACCACCATGTCCTCGAGGGACTGCGTCGCCCCGCTGAAATCAGGGCTGATCCACTCCATAGGCCTCAGCACGTTCGGTAGGGCCTTGACCGTACGCAGCGCTTTCCCTTCGCGCGAGCTATCGGCTGCGCGCGAAGCATCGGCGGTCTCGGACTGCGCCGCGCTGGCAAGTGCAGCAAGGTCCAGCTCAGCCTCGGCCAGCCCGCCGGTCAGGTCCACGCTTAGCGGCGCCTGTGCTGCTTCGGCGCGGATGTCGGGCGAAGCGGTGGCGTCGAGAAGCTGCACCGCCATCTCCTTCGCCGAGAAGGTCCGCACGCCGCAGGCCTCCACCTGCTCAACCAGTGGATCATTGCCACCCATCAGGCCGGTGCCGCGCACCCACCCGATGTGGGCATGCACCAGCGAGGTGCGCGCACCCCAGCTGGATTGCTCGGAAGACCAGCGGTTAACCAAGGCATCGAGGGCCGCCTTGGCCTCGCCGTAGGCGCCGTCGCCGCCGAAGCGCCCGCGGTTGGGCGAGCCCGGAAGCACCACGTGCAGCCGGTGACCAATGTGGGTATCCGCACCCACTACGGAGAGCGACGCAATGAGCTTCTCCACCGACCACAGCAGCAGGCGCATCTGGGACTCCGCCCCCGCACCGGCATCCTGGAGGGTCCCCGCCACGCGCGGCGCGGCGAAGGGGAAGAGGAGATCTGGCACGTAAGCCGGCTTCAGTCGCACGGACTCGCCACCCACGGTGGCGGTGCGCACCATAGCAATCCATTCCACGAGCGCCTCCACGTCCGCAAAGGAAGTGAGGTTCGCTGGAACGACCCACAGCGCTGCCGCGCCGACGGCATGGCTGCGATAGAGCTGCTTATAGAACTCCAGGCGCTCGTGGCTTAGCTGGGAGGTCGTCGCAATCACGGTTGCGCCCTCCGCGAGCAGCTCGCCGATGAGCTCGGCGGCAATCGAGCCCGGCGAGCCACCCGTCACCACGGCCACCTGGTCAGCGAAGAGCAATCCATCCGCCGGGGTGCGGGCATCGCGGGCCAGGTCTTCGTAGCCGAAGTGCTCGGCCAGGAGCGCAACCTCCTCGCCGGCTCCCAGCACGTCCAGCTCAGGCTCGGCTTCACCGGCGGCGGCCGCGCGGGCGATGTCCTCGCGGGCGCGGGCCCAGCGGTCGTCGAGAAGCACTGCCTTGCACGCATCAAAAGCGGGGGCGATGCGCTGCTGCCAGTCCGGGCCCAGCTCCACGGCAACGAGTTGCTCCAGCTCCGAAAGCGCGGCGCTGTCCCCCTGCTCAGTCGGGGTCTCCTCGCGGCCAAGGGCGGCGAGTGCCGCGCGGGCGGAGTCCTCCAGTGCCGATTCAAGGCGCTCGGTGTAGGCGCGCACCGCCTCTGGGTCCAAGGTCTCGTGTGGCGTTGCAGCTACGGCCTTTTGCAGCGAGAGTCCTTCGCGCTCGCCGGCAGCTCGCACGGCGTCGTCGATCAGCGCATCGAGCTCAGCAACCGATGCCGCGCCGGTCATGGGCAGGCTTGCCAGCTCCCCACCGCGCAGCGAGGAGCCCTCGCGCGTGCCCAGGACCATCTGCACAGTCGCGCGATCGACCCAGCCGGGACCCAATCCCCAGGTTCTGCTCACGCGCTCGGCCACGTAGCTCGGCTTCGTGCCCGCCGGTCCCGTGAGCCGGGTGAGAGCCTGCGCGACGTGCTCCGCGAGGACCTCCCCAAACGTTGCGTAGCCCGGCGCGCGCTGCGCCACGCTCTCCGCCAGCTGCGGGATGGGGGCATCCGCGGCATTCTCGATGGCGCTGATGCCGAACTCCACGCCGAGGTCAACGAGCAACTGGTTGCGGCGCGAGGATACGCCTTCCACGAGGGTCTCGATGGAATCGGTCGCCGCCATCTGATCGGGGCGGACCTTCGTCCACAACGCAATAAGCATCTCGAGGGCCTGGTGCACGCTCAGAGGGAGGTCCTCGACTGCGGCTGAGGTCTCCTCGCGCGGGGCGTGCACGGAATCTTCCCGGTGTGTGCTCTCGGTTGGCTGCCTCGACTCAGATTCTGCCGGTTCCGCTTCGGCGGTATCCGGCTGCCCAGCCACCTGCGCTGCTGGCTCGGGCGCCGGCTCGGCGTCTTCGGCAAAGACACGCCCGCGGTCGCGCTCGTAATTCAGCACCTCGATGCCTGTGCTGCCCGCATACTGGGGCAGGCGCAGTGTTTGGCCCAGCATGTTGGTCAGCGTGGGCGCGGTGCCAACGCCAACCTCGATGAAACGCTCCACGCCGAGCTGACCAAGGAGCAGGTCCTGGGTCTCAATCCAGCGCACCGGGGAAGCAAACTGCCAGGCCAATAGCTCGATGAGCAGGGTGCGGCCCATGCGCGCCGGGCACGCAATGGCGCCGTCGAAATCCTCCAGGATCTCCGCGAGGGGCTCCGAGTCCACTACTTCTGCGATGGCCTCCACGAACTCGCGGCTCAGCGCGAAGGGCCGCGCCACGAGGTTTGGAATATAGCGCCCCACCAGTGCCTCAAGGTTGATCTCTTCAGGGATGAGTGCGTCGAGGTGCGCGCGGAAATCTGCCACACCGCCCACTAAACGGGAGGAGTGGAAGGGCACGTCAATCCCCGGGATGGGGATAACGGCGCGCTGCCCAGGGGCGCGGCGCTCGGCGTCATGAGCCAACGCCTCCAGTCCCGCCTTCGTCCCGGCCACTGCGTATTGGCGCCCGGCGATATTGTGGTTGACCACCTCAAGGAACTCGCCGGTCTCTGCGGCCACACGGGCGACGTGGGCGAAGGCCTCGCCCGCGCTCATCCCCATCTTGTGCGGGCGCAGCGCCGCCAAACCATAGAGCGACTGGCCTACGGAATCGCGCTCGACCAAACGGTGCATGGTCAGCCCGCGGACATAAACGATGTCCAGGACCGCCTCCAAGGACAGGACCCCGGCATAAGCGGCCAGGGCGTTGTACTCGCCCACCGAGTGGCCAGCGAAGAAGGCGCCGCTCTCGAGAACCCCGGCTTCCTTGAGCGCTGCAATCTGCGCGCAGCCGAGCGTGGCCATGGCCACCTGCGTAAACTGCGTCAGATAAAGCACACCGTCCGGATGGGTGAAGGTCTCACCATCCACCACCACGGTGTCGGGGTTGTGGCGGACGATCTCCAGGATGGAAAAGCCCAAGTCCTGCCGCGTGTGCTTATCCGCGCGCTCCCACACGGCGCGCGCCGCTGCGGATTCTGCATAGTCCTTCATCCCCATCCCCGGGGATTGGATGCCCTGGCCGGGGAAGGCATAGAAGGTAGTGGGGCTGCTCATCGTCGCTCGCGCCTGAAGCACCGGCACGCCCTGGCTGGTGGCGGTCACGCTGCGGACCTCACCGTAGCCGCACCGCTTGTCGACGCCCACCCGTTCCACCTCGAACTCCACCTCACTGCCCGGAAGCACTGGTGCAAGCCAGGTAGCGGACCACTCGAGGACGCGGGCACCGTCGAAAGCCGCGGCCGCCTGTGCCAGCGCCGAGGTCCACATGCCGTGGACGATGGGGCCTTCACGATGCCCCGCCAGTGCCGCCGCGTTCGATGACAAGTGGATGGGATTCCTATCCCCCGTGACCACGGCGAAGGGCAGCAAGAATTCCGGTGCTACCGCGGTGGTGCGGTGGCGGAAGGAGCGCGGTGTCTCACGGAAGGACGGCTCTGCGCTGTTTTCTTGCGAGCCTTGAGCTGTGGCGCGCGCGAGCTCGAGCGCGGCGTCACCGCGGCGCCCGGTGATGAAGAAGCGCTCGTGCAACTGCGCGAATTCATGTTCTTCTCCGCGCACGGCTGCAGTCACGCCGACAGAAACGTCGACAACGCGCCCTGACGGCGTATCGCGTACCTCCTCCAGCTCGGCGGTGTAGCGCAGGTCCAAAGGCTCGGAGCCCGGCGCGGCGCTGGCGCGAAGCAGCTCCCAGGTGTCTGGCTTGAGGCTCATCGAGTGTTCGAGGTGGACGAGGTCGAGGAAGCCCTCCACCACCGGCTCCGCGGACTCTGTGCGTGCACTGGCCAGGACTGCGAAGAGTGCCGGCCAAGCGGGACCGACGAGGACATCGGGCGAGACAGTCGCGCTCATCTCCCCGCTGGTCACCGCGCTGTAGTGGGCAATGTCGGTGGCGCTGAGGTGAGCGCTGATCGTCGCGGTCCCGGAGCTAACGTCCGGAAGATCACCGCCGAGGGCCTGGCGCAGCAGCTCCCGCATGGCGGTCTCGGCATCCTCGACCTTAACGAGTGGTGAGGCACCCGGAATGCTCGGCGGAGTAATGCGAGCGCGCAGCTCAGCTCCGGAGTGGAAAGGAACGGTCAACCACATGGCCTCCGCACCCGTAGCTTCCAGCTCAGCCCCAGCAAGGCCAAGGCTCAGGGGGTTGGGCTGCTCGCGCCCGGCCCAATTCAGCGTCGGGGCGCGGCGAATGAGCTCTTCAGTGCTGAAAGCGGGCTCGCCAGAGTCATCCTCGGTCCCGTCGAGAAGCGCAAGCGCCGCCTGCTCGAAGCGGCCAAGTATCTGCGCCACCGGTTCGTTAGCCTGCTCGATTCCCGCAACAGCTGCCGTGCCGGGAATGATGCAGACCTCATCGGCCTCGTAATGCTCATCGTGTGCCTGCCACAGGGTGTCGCGGCGCCAGCGGCGGCGCACGTCAGTATCGATGACCGGCACAAAGTTTGCGGGTTTGCCAGGTCCATCCACGAGTTGAATGAACCACGCTGCGTCGGTCGGGTGCAGCGCGGCGTCACCGTAGAGTTCGGTTAGCTGATTAATTGCCTCAGCCGGGTTCTCGCGGTCAGCCTCAACGCACAGCGCAATCTCGCCGTGATCGGTCGGGTGGAGGCGGGCTTCGGCCCGAGCCACCATGCGCGTGAATCGGCTAAACCAGGACTCATCACCCCAGCCATCCAGGTAGGACAGCTCAAGGTAGCGCTGCAGCCACTCGGAATAGGACATCTCATCGAGGTCCCCGAAGTAGGGCTTGCACGTGCGCCCGATGGCCTCAATGATTTCCGCGCGGCGGGTCTCCACGGCCGCAGCATCGCCGGCCACCTCATCCAAGAGGCGCCCGGCGCGGGCGAAGGAATTATCCAGCTCGTGAATGTCCGCACCCAGGTCCGAGCGGCCCGACACAACATCCCCGCTGTGTGCAGTAACAAGCGCCTGCTTTACCGACTCGGATGCGGTGGATTCCTTCGCCGCCATGGCAGCGGTGCCCACCATGATGGCATCGACTGGCGCTGCGGGCAGGCCGAAGCGCTGCGCCCACGTGCCCAGCAGGTACTCCGCACCACGCGCCGGGTTACCAATTCCCCCACCAACGGCGAGAAGGACATTGTCGCGCTCACGGATCCGCGCGTAGGTAGCAACAAGGACCTCATCGAGGCCTTCTAAGGAGTGGTGGCCACCGGCCGCGCTACCTTCTAGCTGCATGATGACGGTGGTCTCAGGGAGAGCATCGGCGATACGGAGAACCTCCTCCACCTGCGCCGAAGTTCCCGGTTTGAAGACGACCCAGGGGAAGTTCTCGGCGTGGAGTTTCGCTACCAGCTCTACCGCCTCCTCCACAGGAGGAATGCCGGCGGAAATCACCACGCCGTTGATGGGTGCTCCTCCTGCGCGTGCACGCAGAATCGAGTTCGGCCCCTCAATCTGACGGCGCCATTGGGAAGCCGCGAGGTACAGCGCATTGAACTGGGCGTTCACCCCAGGCTGCAGGAGTCGGCGCAGGGTGCGCAGGTTCTCCTGCAAGATGTCATCAGTGTGCTGTCCCCCGCCGGCCAGCTCCGCCCAGTGCCCAGCATTGGCGGCTGCGGCGACAATACCCGGATCCACCGTGGTGGGAGTCATCCCGGGGAGCATGACTGGTGAGTAGCCGGTGGCCCGCGTAAAGGCAGTCGACAAACGCCCGTCTGCCACGCGGGGTGCCCACTCGGACCACGCGCGGGGCAGAGACGGTGCACGGCCCGGCTCCACCAGCTGGGCCAGTCCTTCCACTGTCGCTACGGCCAGCGTGCCCACACCGTGCCCGGCAACGAGATCGCGTGTCAGCGGCTCCACCCCGCGAGTGGGCCCGACTTCTAGGATCCAGCGCGCCCC
Protein-coding regions in this window:
- a CDS encoding type I polyketide synthase, which gives rise to MSDFHVSVPLFARLDSEPFALSFSGQGYAWLPSLRDALATGVRPKIAAFLSAAEELLAPLEEELLAAAPHGFAPLAWADSEPAWAHALADASLSTPGILTAQLAVLESLRAHGIDLEDAVTNIGHSQGVLAAAVAEGRMSPAEALALARLIGAAMTTTARSAGLVRTAQGAPMAAVTGATKQQLHEAGAHIGLDNGRGRFVIVGTPAELARVKATLQERSALTEEPEGESAAVAVTDLEVSAAFHHPTMRYAVEQVESWAERIGLDPENTAQLARAVLTDYVDWPERVDSALKAGARWILEVGPTRGVEPLTRDLVAGHGVGTLAVATVEGLAQLVEPGRAPSLPRAWSEWAPRVADGRLSTAFTRATGYSPVMLPGMTPTTVDPGIVAAAANAGHWAELAGGGQHTDDILQENLRTLRRLLQPGVNAQFNALYLAASQWRRQIEGPNSILRARAGGAPINGVVISAGIPPVEEAVELVAKLHAENFPWVVFKPGTSAQVEEVLRIADALPETTVIMQLEGSAAGGHHSLEGLDEVLVATYARIRERDNVLLAVGGGIGNPARGAEYLLGTWAQRFGLPAAPVDAIMVGTAAMAAKESTASESVKQALVTAHSGDVVSGRSDLGADIHELDNSFARAGRLLDEVAGDAAAVETRRAEIIEAIGRTCKPYFGDLDEMSYSEWLQRYLELSYLDGWGDESWFSRFTRMVARAEARLHPTDHGEIALCVEADRENPAEAINQLTELYGDAALHPTDAAWFIQLVDGPGKPANFVPVIDTDVRRRWRRDTLWQAHDEHYEADEVCIIPGTAAVAGIEQANEPVAQILGRFEQAALALLDGTEDDSGEPAFSTEELIRRAPTLNWAGREQPNPLSLGLAGAELEATGAEAMWLTVPFHSGAELRARITPPSIPGASPLVKVEDAETAMRELLRQALGGDLPDVSSGTATISAHLSATDIAHYSAVTSGEMSATVSPDVLVGPAWPALFAVLASARTESAEPVVEGFLDLVHLEHSMSLKPDTWELLRASAAPGSEPLDLRYTAELEEVRDTPSGRVVDVSVGVTAAVRGEEHEFAQLHERFFITGRRGDAALELARATAQGSQENSAEPSFRETPRSFRHRTTAVAPEFLLPFAVVTGDRNPIHLSSNAAALAGHREGPIVHGMWTSALAQAAAAFDGARVLEWSATWLAPVLPGSEVEFEVERVGVDKRCGYGEVRSVTATSQGVPVLQARATMSSPTTFYAFPGQGIQSPGMGMKDYAESAAARAVWERADKHTRQDLGFSILEIVRHNPDTVVVDGETFTHPDGVLYLTQFTQVAMATLGCAQIAALKEAGVLESGAFFAGHSVGEYNALAAYAGVLSLEAVLDIVYVRGLTMHRLVERDSVGQSLYGLAALRPHKMGMSAGEAFAHVARVAAETGEFLEVVNHNIAGRQYAVAGTKAGLEALAHDAERRAPGQRAVIPIPGIDVPFHSSRLVGGVADFRAHLDALIPEEINLEALVGRYIPNLVARPFALSREFVEAIAEVVDSEPLAEILEDFDGAIACPARMGRTLLIELLAWQFASPVRWIETQDLLLGQLGVERFIEVGVGTAPTLTNMLGQTLRLPQYAGSTGIEVLNYERDRGRVFAEDAEPAPEPAAQVAGQPDTAEAEPAESESRQPTESTHREDSVHAPREETSAAVEDLPLSVHQALEMLIALWTKVRPDQMAATDSIETLVEGVSSRRNQLLVDLGVEFGISAIENAADAPIPQLAESVAQRAPGYATFGEVLAEHVAQALTRLTGPAGTKPSYVAERVSRTWGLGPGWVDRATVQMVLGTREGSSLRGGELASLPMTGAASVAELDALIDDAVRAAGEREGLSLQKAVAATPHETLDPEAVRAYTERLESALEDSARAALAALGREETPTEQGDSAALSELEQLVAVELGPDWQQRIAPAFDACKAVLLDDRWARAREDIARAAAAGEAEPELDVLGAGEEVALLAEHFGYEDLARDARTPADGLLFADQVAVVTGGSPGSIAAELIGELLAEGATVIATTSQLSHERLEFYKQLYRSHAVGAAALWVVPANLTSFADVEALVEWIAMVRTATVGGESVRLKPAYVPDLLFPFAAPRVAGTLQDAGAGAESQMRLLLWSVEKLIASLSVVGADTHIGHRLHVVLPGSPNRGRFGGDGAYGEAKAALDALVNRWSSEQSSWGARTSLVHAHIGWVRGTGLMGGNDPLVEQVEACGVRTFSAKEMAVQLLDATASPDIRAEAAQAPLSVDLTGGLAEAELDLAALASAAQSETADASRAADSSREGKALRTVKALPNVLRPMEWISPDFSGATQSLEDMVVIVGAGELGPLGSSRTRYEAEVGGDLSAAGVLELAWSRGLIRWDEHTAGWLTAEGEELAEEDVYARFHDEVLAGIGVRRFHDDFGPHLPMVDNLAPELTTIYLEKPLSFTVQDEETARSFVDGCEGATLRRVSDSTGEIEWQVTRPAGSAVRVPRRVAMTRFVGGQIPEGFDPQVYGIPADMVDNLDRLALWNLVCTVDAFLSAGFNPAELLAHVHPARVSSTQGTGMAGQEALRSLYVDKLLGQPRPNDILQEALPNVIAAHVMQSYVGGYGQMVHPVAACATAAVSVEEGVDKLRLHKADFVVAGGIDALSIEGITGFGDMAATADSAGMAAKEIDYRFFSRANDRRRAGFVESEGGGTILLARGTFAAEMGLPVLGVVGFAESFADGAHTSIPAPGLGALSAARGGRESRLASSLKALGVGPDDISVVSKHDTSTNANDPNESDLHERIAAALGRSPGNPLYVISQKSLTGHAKGGAAAFQLIGLTQVLRSGILPPNRSLDCVDPVLRRHEHLLWLRQPLDLRRTPPKAGLVTSLGFGHVSALIALVHPGAFFAALAREQGEGVAEAWRAAATERERRGLRRLEEAMRGGTALYERPVNRNLGSVPATEVSEREAAVLLSDSARLRDGMLDPEGGNTTQRG